In Acidobacteriota bacterium, one DNA window encodes the following:
- a CDS encoding DUF6531 domain-containing protein, whose amino-acid sequence MREEDPSGNALDLSYRDGYLEKIQATDGAWVKFFRPMWGEPAPADTPAPRIVRILDSTGRELSLSYDATGKLIGFVGADGASWSFGWDVQNHVVDVIAPDQSVIFHVLTDADDRATSVRQGNLETTYSYGADATVVTGPGGGGWTYAFDADGMSTSMTDPAGGVWAIERDAATGDVVRLVDPEGGEHDFTHDGQHRLLRYTGPLVDGVRPEWVFERNAEGRLTRLTSPCGAVSELGYDESGWLVSEATDPDEDGTAEAVITYERDPVTGDITARIDAEGRRTEYVYSATGQIAEIHPPCLSAGPPAICGVIRVSHDAAGRQTGLDWPVGEDQWSSWSLGYDAAGHLATVSDPFGSTWSLETSVLGEVTRITAPDGGVTEFYYGPSSRLERRVDALGQVRQWRYDAAGRVAEYEDELGEIWSLGYDAAGRLVSRTDPETRQWEWEYDLAGRLRRQVLPGGQEVLIVRDGAGRMVRRDLPGGSSEHFVWDAEGNLESMWSEDAAGDEVDHWTYSWDGRGLPTSVSQDSDLDGTSRMQRSASWSWDLSGRLVGWTDADGLEYSVQLDPWGEVDLSQRGGSNVARILRDPWSGWITDRQHYSENLSETMTRDAAGRVLTLQEWESSVLLRDMEVVRDAAGRIIEVIDHLEDPATTTAVERDLLGRITALRYGDGGEEEFGYDAAGRIVRLGQLDEVGIWHYYDYVLDRSGRPLSFLEEDRSTSYTWDFTPSEGDLGFVVRRVETSSGGETATLSFDVDGRITRVETETATGAVLRRRFRWMPGGLARAVSEQRWDGEGVEEEDVRLFMDMMGPWSEHPADTGAASSWKLPSLFLADRSGRGEWRRPLVGRGDRLRDEARLMEGLLGIDGSRVMEIFGGQTLGSGLELPSAGRLYPAPRAGEILTTAAGRVSVHDPDPAFIDDPLGLPRSAVSVPRPGWSSATERFPNAIDIRCGLSDYAEHHELECVNFWIQPPRKVMKCRSSYVEDCSTVCMGLRECPLEGGGGVGMCSGASAHRIPPVRNADRHPLGVTLSNGEFLLNVTDLSIPGRGLDLTLSRSYRNQDNIQGGFGRNWSFDLLDERLIRKVCDGAPVVWHRADGSEVSYPWPPNANQAVEGPLGKLLKYRVGDGVVYEAFWELRLPGGEVRTFKHMTRSGGDGPYGYPIRIARPGGTAIEIEWGEIDERDGCSDDWAPQKAILWSCDDSARTNPRADACHPRELGRFEFVTKRTCSRFVVTEVRAIQPIDEDQDGTPESESVRHVAYNHEQSGGRDYLTEVTVKETGGTAETVAKYEYHWKAEMDAGDTPRGGYMSDNLEHVFNGAGDELLSIQYRGEVGIYLAPILRDTVSGVQTPSRSVAFDFVQATDASGEPGPTSIRPPSPRKAARAPTTSMTRVTSSASIVLTEPR is encoded by the coding sequence GTGCGGGAGGAGGACCCCTCGGGCAACGCCCTGGACTTGAGCTATCGGGATGGTTACCTGGAGAAGATCCAGGCCACCGACGGCGCCTGGGTGAAGTTCTTCAGGCCGATGTGGGGTGAGCCGGCGCCGGCGGACACTCCGGCGCCGCGGATCGTGCGAATCCTGGATTCGACCGGTCGCGAGCTGAGCCTGTCTTACGATGCGACCGGCAAGCTGATCGGCTTCGTCGGCGCGGACGGAGCGTCCTGGTCTTTCGGCTGGGACGTGCAAAACCACGTGGTGGACGTGATCGCGCCCGACCAGTCGGTGATCTTCCACGTGCTGACCGACGCCGACGATCGGGCGACCTCGGTGCGCCAGGGGAATCTGGAGACGACCTACAGCTACGGTGCAGACGCCACCGTGGTCACCGGGCCGGGAGGCGGCGGATGGACCTACGCCTTCGACGCCGACGGCATGAGCACGTCGATGACCGATCCCGCCGGAGGTGTGTGGGCCATCGAGCGCGACGCGGCCACGGGCGACGTGGTGCGCCTGGTCGACCCGGAGGGCGGCGAGCACGATTTCACCCACGACGGTCAGCACCGGCTGCTGCGCTACACAGGACCTCTGGTGGACGGCGTGCGGCCGGAGTGGGTTTTCGAGCGCAATGCCGAAGGACGGCTGACCCGCCTGACCAGCCCCTGCGGAGCCGTATCGGAACTCGGCTACGACGAGAGCGGCTGGCTGGTATCGGAGGCCACCGATCCGGACGAGGACGGCACTGCCGAGGCGGTGATCACCTACGAGCGGGATCCCGTCACCGGCGACATCACCGCCCGCATCGACGCCGAGGGCCGGCGCACCGAGTACGTCTACTCGGCCACCGGGCAGATCGCCGAGATCCACCCTCCCTGCCTGTCGGCCGGCCCTCCGGCGATCTGCGGGGTGATTCGCGTGAGCCACGATGCGGCCGGGCGCCAGACGGGCCTCGACTGGCCGGTGGGTGAAGACCAGTGGTCGAGCTGGAGCCTTGGCTACGACGCCGCCGGGCACCTGGCCACGGTGAGCGATCCCTTCGGGTCGACCTGGAGCCTCGAGACCAGCGTGCTGGGGGAGGTCACGCGCATCACCGCGCCGGACGGCGGCGTGACGGAGTTCTACTACGGCCCCTCGAGCCGTCTGGAGCGACGGGTCGATGCCCTGGGTCAGGTGCGGCAGTGGCGCTACGATGCCGCCGGCCGGGTCGCGGAGTACGAGGACGAGCTGGGCGAGATCTGGAGCCTGGGCTACGACGCGGCGGGCCGGCTGGTGTCCCGAACCGACCCGGAAACTCGCCAGTGGGAGTGGGAGTACGACCTGGCAGGTCGCCTGCGGCGCCAGGTTCTGCCCGGCGGACAGGAAGTCCTGATCGTGCGAGATGGGGCCGGGCGGATGGTCCGCCGGGATCTTCCCGGTGGATCCAGCGAGCACTTCGTGTGGGATGCGGAGGGTAACCTCGAATCCATGTGGAGCGAGGATGCCGCGGGCGACGAAGTCGACCACTGGACCTATTCCTGGGACGGGCGAGGACTTCCCACCAGCGTCAGCCAGGACAGCGACCTGGATGGCACCAGCCGCATGCAGCGCAGCGCGAGCTGGAGCTGGGACCTTTCGGGGCGGCTGGTGGGTTGGACCGATGCCGACGGGCTGGAGTATTCGGTTCAGCTCGATCCCTGGGGCGAGGTGGACCTGAGCCAGCGCGGGGGGAGCAACGTGGCCCGGATCCTGCGGGATCCGTGGAGCGGCTGGATCACCGACCGCCAGCACTACAGCGAGAATCTCTCCGAGACGATGACGCGGGATGCCGCGGGCCGGGTGCTGACCCTGCAGGAGTGGGAGAGTTCGGTGCTCTTGCGGGACATGGAGGTGGTGCGAGACGCCGCCGGCCGCATCATCGAGGTCATCGATCACCTGGAGGATCCGGCGACGACGACTGCCGTGGAACGGGACTTGCTCGGTCGCATCACTGCTCTGCGCTACGGTGATGGTGGGGAAGAGGAGTTCGGCTACGACGCAGCGGGAAGGATTGTTCGCCTGGGCCAGCTCGACGAGGTTGGAATCTGGCACTACTACGACTATGTCCTCGACCGCTCGGGCCGGCCGCTGTCCTTTCTCGAGGAGGACCGCTCGACATCCTATACCTGGGATTTCACGCCCTCCGAGGGCGACCTGGGTTTCGTCGTACGCCGGGTGGAGACGAGTTCCGGCGGTGAGACGGCGACCCTCTCCTTCGACGTGGACGGCAGAATCACGCGGGTGGAGACGGAGACCGCTACAGGTGCCGTGCTGCGCCGGCGATTCCGCTGGATGCCGGGCGGTCTGGCGCGCGCCGTCTCGGAACAGCGCTGGGATGGCGAAGGCGTGGAAGAGGAGGATGTGCGGCTCTTCATGGACATGATGGGTCCCTGGAGCGAGCACCCGGCAGACACCGGGGCAGCCTCGAGCTGGAAGCTGCCCTCCCTCTTCCTGGCCGACCGCTCGGGGCGGGGCGAGTGGCGCCGACCGCTGGTCGGTCGTGGGGACCGCCTGCGTGACGAGGCGCGGCTGATGGAAGGCCTGCTGGGCATCGACGGCAGCCGCGTGATGGAGATCTTCGGTGGTCAGACCCTGGGGTCGGGACTGGAGCTTCCCTCGGCAGGCAGGCTCTATCCGGCGCCTCGGGCTGGAGAGATCTTGACGACCGCCGCCGGTCGCGTATCTGTGCACGATCCCGATCCCGCTTTCATCGACGACCCTCTGGGACTGCCTCGTTCGGCGGTTTCTGTGCCTCGGCCGGGATGGTCCAGCGCCACCGAGCGTTTTCCGAATGCCATCGACATCCGATGCGGCCTGTCGGACTACGCCGAGCATCACGAGCTGGAATGCGTGAACTTCTGGATCCAGCCTCCGCGCAAGGTCATGAAGTGCCGCAGCAGCTACGTCGAGGATTGTTCCACGGTATGCATGGGTCTGAGAGAGTGCCCGCTGGAGGGCGGGGGGGGTGTCGGCATGTGTTCGGGGGCGAGCGCCCACAGGATTCCCCCGGTTCGCAATGCCGATCGTCATCCGCTGGGTGTCACGCTCTCCAACGGCGAATTCCTGCTGAATGTCACCGACCTGTCGATTCCCGGTCGAGGGCTGGACCTGACCCTCTCTCGTTCCTACCGGAATCAAGACAACATCCAGGGCGGATTCGGCCGTAACTGGTCCTTCGACCTCCTCGATGAGAGGTTGATTCGCAAGGTTTGTGACGGGGCACCGGTCGTCTGGCATCGCGCCGACGGCTCGGAGGTCTCCTACCCCTGGCCACCGAATGCGAATCAGGCGGTGGAAGGGCCGCTGGGCAAGCTGCTCAAGTACAGGGTGGGGGATGGAGTTGTCTATGAGGCGTTCTGGGAGCTGCGTCTTCCCGGTGGAGAGGTGCGGACCTTCAAGCACATGACGAGGTCCGGAGGAGATGGGCCCTACGGCTATCCGATCCGCATTGCCCGACCCGGAGGAACGGCGATCGAGATCGAGTGGGGCGAAATCGATGAGAGGGACGGCTGTTCCGATGACTGGGCGCCTCAGAAGGCCATCCTCTGGAGCTGCGACGACAGTGCCCGAACCAACCCCAGGGCGGATGCGTGCCATCCCCGGGAACTGGGCAGGTTCGAGTTCGTCACCAAGCGCACTTGCAGCCGGTTCGTCGTCACCGAGGTCAGGGCGATCCAGCCCATCGACGAGGATCAGGACGGTACTCCCGAATCGGAGTCGGTTCGTCACGTAGCCTACAACCACGAGCAATCCGGGGGCCGTGACTATCTCACGGAAGTCACCGTGAAGGAAACAGGAGGCACGGCCGAGACCGTGGCGAAGTACGAATACCACTGGAAGGCGGAAATGGACGCCGGCGACACCCCGCGAGGCGGCTACATGTCGGACAATCTGGAGCACGTCTTCAACGGCGCAGGAGATGAGCTGCTATCGATCCAGTACCGCGGCGAGGTGGGAATCTACCTCGCACCGATTCTGCGCGACACGGTATCGGGAGTCCAGACGCCATCTCGCTCGGTAGCTTTCGACTTCGTTCAGGCGACGGATGCTTCCGGTGAGCCTGGCCCTACATCGATCAGGCCACCATCACCTCGGAAGGCCGCACGAGCACCCACCACTTCGATGACCAGGGTCACCTCCTCAGCGTCGATCGTGCTGACGGAACCCAGATGA
- the ppk1 gene encoding polyphosphate kinase 1 has product MSRTSHSPSGPSAPAISTAPATSGAPSAPKSRKATSERKAATSKKEPAPKKAPIIRTPAPPTPVLGPDEEIAVLGLDSPRLFLNRELTWLNFNWRVLHEAEDARNPLLERVKFLSIVGSNLDEFFMKRIGGLKQQVGAGVHRRTPDGRTPAEQIAHCYQVIRPMEARAQQLWHSLIQALAKERILVKPYARLSRKQQKALRETYIAEIFPLVTPQAMDPAHPFPFVSNLSLNLLVTLHHPGEQQQLLARVKVPVGAGIPRYLQAEGGIFVLLEEVMAHNLDLLFPGMEVDSCEMFRVTRNANTELDEEKADDLLAMIETELRERKFAPIVRLEVAPGITPLHRGMLAAELGLDEESDVFEVDGMLGMRDLMELWKLDRPELHDPAHHPIDHPELTPGRNIFHVIRDAGSILLQHPYESFRTSVERFLLEAAEDPKVRAIKMTLYRTSAESRIINALIMAAKNGKQVAVAVELKARFDEEANIRWAARLEEAGIHVTYGVVGLKTHCKVVLVVRQDYNGLRRYAHFGTGNYHAVTARIYSDLGLLTCDDAIGQDLTELFNYLTTGYKPKRHYKKILPAPKVLKGALLDKIQREIDIHRKERPGLIQLKMNALEDVDITRALYRAAKAGVRVDLIVRDTCRLIPGIEGLSENVRVISIVGRFLEHTRIFYFRNNGREEYFIGSADCMKRNLESRVESVVPVEDPRHQQTLRRFLDIQLADRRSAWEMQPDGSYVQLTPEDGGEAVSSQAFFIEWAEKRRKESTRLRKRRVRGVGRRNLKA; this is encoded by the coding sequence ATGAGCAGGACCAGCCACTCGCCGAGCGGCCCTTCCGCCCCGGCGATCTCCACCGCCCCGGCCACGAGCGGAGCCCCCTCCGCGCCCAAGTCCAGGAAGGCGACGTCGGAAAGGAAAGCCGCGACCTCGAAAAAGGAGCCGGCGCCCAAGAAGGCCCCGATCATACGAACGCCGGCCCCACCGACGCCGGTGCTGGGACCCGACGAGGAGATCGCCGTTCTGGGCCTGGATTCACCGCGGCTGTTTCTCAACCGGGAGCTGACCTGGCTGAACTTCAACTGGCGCGTTCTTCACGAAGCCGAAGACGCCCGCAACCCACTGCTGGAACGGGTGAAGTTCCTTTCCATCGTCGGCTCCAACCTGGACGAGTTCTTCATGAAACGCATCGGCGGCCTCAAGCAGCAGGTCGGTGCCGGCGTGCACAGGCGCACCCCCGACGGTCGCACGCCGGCCGAGCAGATCGCTCACTGCTACCAGGTGATCCGGCCCATGGAGGCTCGCGCCCAGCAGCTCTGGCATAGCCTGATCCAGGCCCTGGCCAAGGAAAGAATCCTGGTCAAACCCTACGCCCGCCTGAGTCGCAAGCAGCAGAAGGCCCTGCGCGAAACCTACATCGCGGAGATCTTCCCCCTGGTCACACCCCAGGCGATGGATCCGGCCCACCCCTTTCCCTTCGTCTCGAACCTGTCGCTCAACCTGCTGGTCACCCTGCACCATCCCGGCGAGCAGCAGCAGCTCCTCGCACGGGTCAAGGTGCCCGTCGGCGCCGGCATCCCGCGCTACCTGCAGGCGGAGGGCGGGATCTTCGTCCTGCTCGAAGAGGTCATGGCCCACAACCTGGACCTGCTCTTCCCCGGCATGGAAGTCGACAGTTGCGAGATGTTCCGGGTGACCCGCAACGCGAACACGGAACTCGACGAGGAAAAGGCCGACGATCTGCTGGCGATGATCGAAACCGAACTGCGGGAGCGCAAGTTCGCTCCCATCGTCCGCCTGGAAGTGGCCCCGGGCATCACGCCCCTGCACCGGGGCATGCTGGCGGCGGAGCTGGGCCTCGACGAGGAGTCGGACGTCTTCGAGGTCGACGGCATGCTCGGCATGCGCGACCTGATGGAGCTGTGGAAGCTCGATCGCCCCGAACTGCACGATCCGGCCCACCACCCCATCGATCATCCCGAACTGACTCCTGGCCGCAACATCTTCCACGTGATTCGTGATGCCGGCTCGATCCTGCTCCAGCATCCCTACGAGTCGTTCCGCACCTCGGTGGAGCGCTTCCTGCTCGAAGCCGCCGAGGACCCCAAGGTGCGGGCGATCAAGATGACCCTCTACCGCACCTCCGCCGAGTCCCGCATCATCAACGCCCTGATCATGGCGGCCAAGAACGGCAAGCAGGTGGCCGTGGCGGTGGAACTCAAGGCCCGCTTCGACGAGGAGGCCAACATCCGCTGGGCGGCGCGGCTGGAGGAAGCCGGCATCCACGTCACCTACGGTGTGGTCGGCCTCAAGACCCACTGCAAGGTGGTACTGGTGGTACGCCAGGATTACAACGGCCTGCGACGTTACGCCCACTTCGGCACGGGCAACTACCACGCCGTGACCGCCCGCATCTACTCCGACCTGGGCCTGCTGACCTGTGACGACGCGATCGGGCAGGACCTGACCGAACTGTTCAACTACCTGACCACGGGCTACAAGCCCAAGCGCCATTACAAGAAGATCCTCCCCGCCCCCAAGGTGCTCAAGGGCGCCTTGCTGGACAAGATCCAGCGCGAGATCGACATCCACCGCAAGGAGCGGCCCGGCCTGATCCAGCTCAAGATGAACGCCCTCGAGGACGTGGACATCACCCGCGCGCTCTACCGCGCCGCCAAGGCCGGCGTCCGCGTGGACCTGATCGTTCGCGACACCTGCAGGCTGATTCCCGGTATCGAGGGCCTGTCCGAAAACGTGCGGGTGATCAGCATCGTCGGCCGCTTTCTCGAGCACACCCGCATCTTCTATTTCCGCAACAACGGGCGAGAGGAGTATTTCATCGGCTCGGCCGATTGCATGAAACGTAACCTGGAGAGCCGGGTGGAGTCGGTCGTTCCGGTGGAGGACCCACGACACCAGCAGACCCTGCGCCGCTTCCTCGACATTCAGCTCGCCGACCGCCGCAGCGCCTGGGAAATGCAGCCCGATGGCAGCTACGTGCAACTCACACCGGAGGACGGCGGCGAGGCGGTCAGCAGCCAGGCGTTCTTCATCGAGTGGGCGGAAAAGCGCCGCAAGGAGAGCACCCGGCTGCGCAAACGACGCGTCAGGGGTGTCGGCCGCCGCAACCTGAAGGCGTGA
- a CDS encoding M20/M25/M40 family metallo-hydrolase codes for MILPALRAAFESRVARLEDTALVALRRLVECSSETHDPAGVDRCGALTAQLFASLGFEPRFHPDPAGRRGSHLLLTRPAPGRPRVLMISHLDTVYSAEEVRRRNFAWREEGERIYGPGVIDIKGGTVLMHLLLATLAAEAPRLIDQAEWLLAFNAAEETGSADFPDLVRRAAAPPFLACLVFEHGHLRGPETSSITVSRRGAARFRIEVQGRAAHSGSGHARGASAVRQLARLVEALEALSDPARHLTVNVGRIEGGSAVNTVPERATALVDLRADDPATYEQAVETVLAMAGEGSVRAHSDGFPCSIRVERLPGYPPWPDNPGSRHLADIWRRAARDRGHELVAEHRLGASDGCHLWDLAPTLDGLGPLGDDIHCATHDPARGRRQESLLRRSLGERALIHLEALAALLNPDESP; via the coding sequence GTGATCCTCCCCGCCCTTCGCGCGGCCTTCGAAAGCCGCGTAGCCCGGCTCGAAGACACCGCCCTGGTCGCCCTGCGGCGACTGGTCGAGTGCTCCTCGGAGACCCACGATCCCGCCGGCGTGGACCGCTGCGGCGCCTTGACCGCCCAGCTCTTTGCGTCCCTCGGTTTTGAACCCCGTTTCCATCCCGACCCCGCTGGCCGCCGCGGGAGCCACCTGCTGCTGACCCGGCCGGCCCCCGGCAGGCCCCGGGTGCTGATGATCTCTCACCTGGACACGGTGTACTCCGCCGAAGAAGTCCGGCGGCGAAACTTCGCCTGGCGGGAGGAAGGCGAGCGGATCTACGGCCCCGGCGTGATCGACATCAAGGGCGGGACAGTGCTGATGCACCTCCTGCTCGCCACCCTCGCTGCCGAAGCGCCCCGGCTCATCGACCAGGCCGAGTGGCTGCTGGCCTTCAACGCCGCGGAGGAAACCGGCTCGGCGGATTTTCCCGACCTCGTGCGCCGGGCCGCCGCCCCCCCGTTCCTGGCCTGCCTCGTCTTCGAACACGGTCACCTGCGGGGGCCCGAGACCTCCAGCATCACCGTCTCCCGCCGGGGCGCGGCCCGCTTCCGGATCGAGGTTCAGGGCCGGGCGGCCCACTCCGGCTCGGGCCACGCCCGGGGCGCCAGCGCGGTCCGGCAGCTCGCCCGCCTGGTGGAAGCCCTCGAGGCCCTGAGCGATCCCGCGCGACACCTGACGGTCAACGTCGGTCGCATCGAGGGGGGCTCGGCCGTCAATACTGTGCCGGAGCGTGCCACGGCCCTGGTGGATCTGAGGGCCGACGATCCCGCGACCTACGAGCAGGCGGTGGAGACCGTGCTGGCCATGGCCGGAGAAGGTTCCGTCCGCGCCCACAGCGACGGCTTTCCCTGCTCGATCCGGGTGGAGCGTCTGCCGGGCTACCCTCCCTGGCCCGACAATCCCGGCTCGCGGCACCTCGCCGACATCTGGCGGCGAGCCGCCCGCGACCGGGGTCACGAACTGGTTGCCGAGCACCGCCTGGGGGCCAGCGACGGCTGCCACCTGTGGGACCTGGCGCCGACCCTGGACGGTCTGGGCCCTCTGGGCGACGACATCCACTGCGCGACCCACGATCCCGCCCGGGGCCGACGCCAGGAATCCCTGTTGCGCCGCTCCCTGGGCGAGCGGGCGCTGATCCACCTGGAGGCCCTGGCGGCGCTGCTGAACCCCGACGAGTCCCCCTGA
- a CDS encoding cyclopropane-fatty-acyl-phospholipid synthase family protein, which translates to MSTTPRTASADSRRRLGRAAVLTPVERWLIRRLLAAKRCPPIRVVAWTGQEFGASRAEAVATLVIRDRRSLWSMALRPELGFGEAYSRGSVEVEGSLVDLLEAVYRAVGPHRSVEHRFSGLRSRLRHGNSLTGSKANIHHHYDLGNEFYSWWLDERMLYTCAYFPTREADLEAAQVAKMDLVARKLRLQPGETVVEAGCGWGALAMHFAEHYGVRVKAFNISTEQIRWARESARRRGLEGRVEFIEDDYRNVSGRFDVFVSVGMLEHVGRDHYPDLGGVVDRVLSPQGRGLVHTIGRVHPRPLNPWIEKHIFPGAYPPTLKEMMDLFEPFDLPVLDVENLRAHYALTLEHWLQRYERSIDKVRRRYDENFARTWRLYLSGSIASFRSGHLQLFQVLFGRHAYQEAWTREELYRNPA; encoded by the coding sequence GTGTCCACGACGCCCAGAACCGCCTCTGCCGATTCTCGGCGCAGGCTCGGGCGGGCGGCCGTTCTGACGCCCGTCGAGCGCTGGCTGATCCGCCGCCTGCTGGCGGCCAAACGCTGCCCTCCCATCCGCGTGGTGGCCTGGACCGGCCAGGAGTTCGGCGCTTCCCGAGCCGAGGCCGTGGCGACCCTGGTGATCCGCGACCGGCGCAGCCTCTGGTCGATGGCTCTCAGGCCCGAGTTGGGCTTCGGCGAGGCCTACTCGCGGGGCAGCGTCGAAGTCGAAGGCTCGCTGGTCGACCTGCTCGAAGCCGTCTACCGGGCGGTGGGCCCGCACCGGAGCGTCGAGCACCGCTTCTCCGGCCTGCGCTCACGCCTGCGCCACGGCAACAGCCTCACCGGATCGAAGGCCAACATTCACCACCATTACGACCTGGGCAACGAGTTCTACTCCTGGTGGCTCGACGAGCGGATGCTCTACACCTGCGCCTATTTCCCCACCCGGGAAGCGGACCTCGAGGCGGCCCAGGTGGCCAAGATGGACCTGGTGGCCCGCAAGCTTCGGCTGCAACCCGGCGAGACCGTCGTCGAGGCCGGCTGCGGCTGGGGCGCCCTGGCGATGCACTTCGCCGAACACTACGGAGTGCGGGTCAAGGCCTTCAACATCTCCACCGAGCAAATCCGCTGGGCCCGCGAAAGCGCGCGCCGCAGAGGCCTCGAGGGAAGAGTCGAGTTCATCGAAGACGACTACCGCAACGTGTCGGGTCGTTTCGACGTCTTCGTCTCGGTGGGCATGCTCGAGCACGTGGGCCGCGATCACTACCCGGACCTGGGCGGCGTGGTCGACCGCGTACTGTCTCCGCAGGGACGGGGCCTGGTCCACACCATCGGCCGGGTTCATCCCCGACCGCTCAACCCGTGGATCGAAAAGCACATCTTCCCCGGCGCCTACCCCCCCACGCTCAAAGAGATGATGGACCTCTTCGAGCCCTTCGACTTGCCCGTGCTCGACGTGGAAAACCTGCGGGCCCACTACGCTCTGACCCTCGAACACTGGCTTCAGCGCTACGAACGCTCCATCGACAAGGTGCGCCGACGCTACGACGAAAACTTCGCCCGCACCTGGCGGCTCTACCTCAGCGGTTCGATCGCCTCTTTCCGCTCCGGCCACCTGCAGCTCTTCCAGGTCCTCTTCGGCCGCCACGCCTACCAGGAGGCCTGGACGCGGGAAGAGCTCTACCGCAACCCGGCCTGA